The Prunus dulcis chromosome 3, ALMONDv2, whole genome shotgun sequence genome segment GAGGATCAAGGCATGGTACATGGCTTACCTCATTTGGAGCAAATTTCAGTAGTATGTGAAGGCTGCATGCTAGGAAAGCAACACAGAGATTCTTTCCCTTGGAGTCCACTTGGAGAGCTACAAGTCCTTTGGAATTGGTTCACACAGACATCTGTGGACCAATGAAGACTGAATCCATCTCTGGAAATAGGAATTTCTTGCTGTTTACTGACGATTGCACTAGAATGTCATGGGTATATTTCATCAGAaacaagtcaagtgcactcgaatattttaaaaagttcaAAGCTATGACTGAGCTGCAAAGTGGATATAAGATAAAAGGCCTGAGGAGTGACAGGGGTGGAGAGTTTTTATCCAATGACTTTAACAAGTTCTGTGATGAATTTGGAATTCAAAGGCAGCTAACTATAGCATACTcccctcagcaaaatggagttGTTGAGAGAAAGAACAGGACAGTAGTGGAAATGGCAAAATCTATTCTGCATGAGAAGGGTATGACTTATGAtttttgggcagaagctgtaAATACTGCAGTTTATCTACTAAATAGATGTCCCACCAAGTCTCTCAAGAAGGTAACACCATTTGAAGCTTATACTGGCAGAAAACCAGGAATTGCACACTTAAAGATATTTGGATCTCCTTGTCATGTGCTCATTCCTTCAGCATTAAGGCATaaacttgaagaaaatagTCACAAGTGTATTTTCGTGGGTTATGGACTCTGTGAAAAGGGCTACAGACTGTTTGATCCAAGCACTAGAAAGGTTATTCTGTCCAAAGATGTGCAGTTTGATGAGAATGGCTCATGGAAGTGGGAGAATGCAAGTGCAGGAGAAATGACAGTCCCTGTGCCTACTGAGAATCAAAACTGTAATCCAAGTCAAAGCTTGGATACACAAATGCAAATGGATGAAGGAATCACACTACAGAATGAACCAAGTCAAAGCTTGGATACACCAACTCAAATGGATGAAGGTTTCAATCTGCAAGATGAAGGAATAAGTGAAAGTTCTCAAGCTATTGATcacacaccaaagaaatggagaagTGTTAACGAAATCATGGCTCAGTGCAATATGTGCATTGTGGAACCTGACAGTTTTGAAGAAGCTGATCTTGATGAGTAATGGAGAAATGCAATGAAGGCTGAGCTGGAAATGATTGAGAGAAATAATACATGGAAACTAGTGGACAGACCATTTGGCAAGCCAATTATTGGtacaaaactaaactaaatcTAGATGCATCTGTGCAGAAAACAAGGCCAGACTTGTGGCAAAGGGCTACTCTCAGAAGCCTGGAATAGACTATAATGAGACGTTTGCTCCAGTAGCATGATTGGATACTATTGGAACATTGATAGCACTTGCTGCACATAAGGAATGGAATCTATATTAACTGGATGTAAAATCTGCCTTTCTGAATGAGTGTTAAAGGAAGAGGTTTATGTGGAGCAGCCATAGGGTTTTGTgaaggaaaatgaagaaatcagAGTGTCTAAATTGAACAAGGCCTTGTATGGACTAAAGCAAGCCCCAAGAGCCTGGTATGATGAGATAGACCTTTACTTCAACAAGGCAGGATTCAAGAAAAGTCCTAGTGAAGCAACACTCTATGTCAAAACTAATGAAGATTCAGGTATTCTTATTGTTTCACTCTCTGTGGATGATATTTTCTATACTGGAAGTTGCCCAAAGTTACTTGAAGAGTTCAAAAATGATATGATGCAACATTATGAAATGACCGATCTTGGACTACTCTACcattttcttggcatgggGGTAGTGCAAACAGATAAACATATCTTTCTTCATCATAAGAAATATGCATTAAAGGTGATTGAAAAGTTTGGATTGAAGGACTGCAAGTCTATGGTAACTCCACTAGTTGCAAATGAAAGGCTGTACAAGGAAGATGGCCGTGAGGCAGCAAATGAGAGTGAATATAGACAGATTGTAGGTAGCCTGCTCTATCTGATAgctacaagaccagacatAATGTTTGCCTCTAGCTGGCTTGATAGATTCATACATAATCCTACTAGAAAACACATGGGAACAGCCAAGAGGGTATTGAGATACATTCAGGGCACACTTGACTTTGGAATTGAATTTATAAAAGGGAAGACAGCTACCTTGATTGGGtattgtgacagtgactgGGCAGGAAGTGAAGATGATAGAAGAAGTACTTCAGGCTATGCATTCACACTAGGATCTGGTATGTTCTCATGGGcatcaattaaacaaaacacagTAGCCTTGTCcactgcagaggcagaatatgTTAGTGCTGCTGAAGCAACATCACAAGCTAAATGGCTAAGGTTCGTActtgaagattttggagaGGAACAGGTGGAAGGTACACCAATTCTGTGTGATAACACCTTTGCCATAGCAATGGCAAAGAATCCAGTTTTCCACCAGAAAACCAGACATATTAGCCGaaagtttcatttcattcgaGAAGCTATTCAAGCAAAGGAGATTGAACTAATTTactgcaaaacagaagatcaTATTGCAAACATACTAACTAAGGCTTTGTCCAAGGATCGTTTTGTGTATCTCAGAGATCTACTTGGTGTGAAATCAGACAAAggattagaagggagtgttgatgTGTAACCCTTGAGCTGAAATCCTTGGCGCCAaagttgttttttgtttgcattttatttatttattatatgtttaaACTCTGTTTGTAATATGAGCCATTGGATCATACTCCAAGTGGTCTCTTATCTAGCCTAGGATATAATCTGTCAGATTGTGACAAGTGTAATCATCTCATAGGATGATAGGATCAATAGTTAGGATTAAATCCTTGTGTAAATCAGTTAGAGAAgaatctctcttctcttcctctaaCGGATATATTGGTATAGTGGAAATGGAAGCATAACAGCTCCTTTAGCAATATTGCAGCTCAATAATCTCTCCTTTCtttccaaaatataaaatctcCAGAAAACTAGAACACTAAAACTATGAACTCTAATACTTCTAAAGCATTAGTATGATACAAGCTTCATCCACAACCAAACTTGCATGGAACATGGCATATACATATCAAAACCAGAATGTCACTTGTTCCCTCATATATACAAACGTCACCTTAACATAACACTTTCATGAATTACATACAGTACATGCAAGAAGCTGACCCAGTAAACAGCAAATGATACTCGAATATCAAGCAATGTCATCAACTGAGAAATGAACTCTGGGTGGCCCGGTCACGCTGCTCCAATCCAAATTTCCATCTGTGAAACAATGATCTATTGGATCAGGTTCCAGCCGTGTTGCTCCTGACAAATACGCATTAAGCTTCACCACTGAATACGCAGTACATTTCTTTCCCTAAAATTTAGCTAGTTAACAACAATTAGGACATGATTAAAAAAAGTCCATAATGTGAAAATAAGTAAATCAGCCCTCAATCAGAAGAATCAGCAAAAGGCAAACAGATTACAATTTCAAGTAAAAAGCGTAAGAAGTTAAAATGTTATGGAATCtacattatatatgtatatctaCCACGGAAATGCTATAATGAGGGGTTGTGTGTAAGGGGTTCAATACCACTATCCAATAATATAAAGGATATTTTGAACTTAAACTTTTTAATGATTGGATGGTTGGATGGTTGGAGACCAAGTATAAATATTCTAGTTCTTTGTGAATACAAATCatccaatttcaaacaaattaactttatattattgtttCTACTCATTTAGTTTCAAAGATTGAAATTCTGGCAGATGGATGCAATTGGTTTCCTGGCTTCCACAATTTGCTTCACTAATGCAATGACTTTCTCATCCAATACCAAATGTTCTGGGGCTCGACCTCCAGGGAAAACAAACAACTGGTTCTTAAGAAATCTGATACCGACTAATTTATGGGTCTAGGGAGTAGTAGCATTTCGAATTTGGAGACCTAATTGGCTTGGATATTGTAGTCTACTTTCTGGAAAATTAAAGTAAAGGAGTCTTTTAAAATTCAGAAAGGATGTACTTGTCTTTGTATCATGTTTAGAATCCATAATTCAAACGACGACTTGAAAAATGGCCAGTATGCATGTTTGGATTTACTTTCACAAGTTCACAACTCACACAAATGACCTCAAGTATTCCAATGGGCAACGGTCCAATGAAGCGTACCaccaaaacattgaaaatacACATAGGAATGAATGATGGTGATAACAATATTAGTTAGTTTGCTAAAGATCATatcatttcttcttccttcttagTCTTCTCAATTCTTAAGCTTCCTCTTTGAAACTGTTATCAGATGGAACCCTATCACACCAGAATTATGGCAAATCTCCAGAAGTATCTGTAATGGGGCAAATCTCCATCAATCCTCTTCTTTTCAGTTTATCTTTATGCCCATTcatgcatgtatatattatacgACGAAGTTTTTGACATATGGCATGTATTGTGTGTCAAATGTATACCGATTCATGAAGACAGGTTCAAGATCACATACACCATATTCAccttcatttctttttgtttattctgggtttctgaaatttgaatcacattaaaaaacaaatactgAACAGTGATATATTCAATATTGATCGGCATCacaatttcatatttctcATTGCACTACgaaggaaaataaaacttaCCCCACAGAGAAACAGGATCCTCCTATCTGAACCAGTTATGTTACCTCCTAGTGCCTTCACAAAAAGCCTAATGAACTCAGGATTCATGTGTAGCCCCAGTAATTATATTACCATCAACAACAGACGCCAACATGGTCTCGGGTTCCACCCAATAAGCACCTGCAGGCTGCAGCAACAAGTACAGGTCTGACAGCTGGGAAGGCCGCTATATTtaaaggtatagccgcgcggctatactctataacACCTtaaaggtatagccgcacggctgtactccATAGGCTATACTCTATAACACCTtaaaggtatagccgcacggctgtactccATAGATATCGCAAACATATAGCTGCGCGGCTATACGCCATAAgcagaatattttaaaagtacagccgcaccGCTGTACtccaaaaattataatatcgtaaaagtatagccgatcggctatacgcgataaataaaatatttcaaattggcTATACTcgaaaaatagaaaaccaaataacatattaaaataaagGGGGACCAGAAAGACATATATATAGCATTTTTGAAGATTTGTAAATTAAACACAGATCACGATTCAGTAAACCTAGGTAGCCCATTATCAGATTATTTTCACTTAGAGACGAAGGCACTAAtgcaattttgtttattgaatATGGTGTACGCAGTGACGTTGGAGCCAAGAATTTGTTCACGCTGTCTTGTCCCCAGAACTCAAGCTCAATACAGGTCGGTTCTTGTTTGAGCTCATAATGAATCAGCAAGCACTCTAACAAAACTCCTAACACGTGTTCTTGTTTGAGCTTACTTTGGTCTCGCTGTCCACACAACCTAGAACTATAAACCTACGGATTGCTATTTGTCACTCTAATAGAGTGGCTCTAATcaacaataaaacttattcattTTGTCTATAATTCAGGCTACCAACGATTGGCTGATGCAAAAAACTAAACTTGAAAGCGTGAGGTTCGTTCGTAAACTTGACAAACTAATTTCCAGTCCCAACAGATTCCAAATTTTAGAGGAGGCAACATAATCCCATATGTGAGAATTGTAAGCACCTCAATCTTTGAGacaaatttcttattttgggTTTACAAATTCAAGTGAAGTAAACATTCAATCTTCAATATAATTGAGTTTGCTTGATTacagagcatggaaaataccAATTGACGGTGCTCAAGTGATGTAATGAGGCtaaagaataaatttttatcatATAATCATTAAATATGTTCACTATGTCATCGttatatgtaaattttttagaaatatataaactAGCTAGGATTTACGTGAATTCGAATTTGGATGCATGAAATATTATTACCTACTACATCATTTGGTGAACAAATTTGATGTTCCTAACAATTCTATGTGTACCAGTAAAGTACTTTGTCTTTAATTTGGAAGTACCCGAAAGCATAATGTTTTTCATATATTATCTGGCAGGAGGCAATTCAAGAAAGAAAGCCATCATTATTGGAGTCGTAGTTGGAGGTGCAGGTCTTTTTATCCTCATTGTTGGAGTTTTTCTCTATTTTAAACTTTCAAGAAAGCCCGAGGCTGCCACAACCACAGAATTCGAAGTTGCACTTCCTTTTGCATATATACTATTATTCAATTAGCTCCTGCTCTAACTATGTATATGAGAATATGAAGGCAAAGAGTCCCACATTTGAAAGTTGTGAAACCTAGCaaggcttataaggagttgggctaccccccattgccaattggttttggggtggaacctcaacttctttcatagtatcagagcgggttgcccacgtgtgaaagcccaacggccacacgtgctccacgtcacccaaaatatgttgtttacatgttaggcttgaaaattccCCACACGTGCAGGGacgtgtgagaatgtgaaagtAAAGAGTCTCACATTGGAAACTTGTGAAACCTAACAaaggcttataaggagttgggctactccccctattgccaattggttttggggtaaatttattttggatGATAGTTTCCAGCCCAAAATTGgggtaaatttattttggatGATAGTTTCCAGCCCAAAATCAATTTTGGGCTGGCAAGGCTTCTACCAGATGATCAGACTCATCTTATTAGTACCAGATCTGCTGGAACATTGTAAGTTAAATTACTTTCCCACAGGCATAACCCCTGATGGAGATCTATATGATCATTACTCTTCTACAATATTTATACCGGTATTGTGTTTTGCCCTACTTACCATTCTATCCGCACACAAAAAGTGTTATGAATCTACTACATACATCTTGTGTAGCCGAAGAGGACTAGTATATCTCCACCATCATGGTGATGCTCTCTAGTGTTTCTCTCTATGTGGAAGTGTCTCTCACTTCTGTTTTAGCCTATCTGAGCAATGGTGATGCTCTCTAGTGTTTCTCTCTATGCAAGTTGTCTCCTTATTCCCTTTGGagtctttaaaaaaagactttttctcaattaatttttgaaCAAGGTGataagaaaattgtaaaaaatttggataagaaatttaaagaaatattaaaaTCAATACGTTTAATAAGGGCtgatttgaaaaatatatgttaGCTTGTTTGATGCATTAATTGTattcttttaagttttaaaaaagtgACACATATCatgagaaaaagagagaatgtccaaaagagaaggttagagaaaAAGTTGCTATCAAACCTTTTTCACAAAGTTAGACACACACGCCCACCAAGTTGGATTCCAATTGCTTTAGGTGTAGATCACTCTAGTGCTGGAACCCACTCCATGTGTGTCTCCAGCCTTTTAACAAAGATGGCATGTGCCGTCATTTCCCCATTTGAAAACCCACGGTATGACAAATGAAGAAAGCTAGCAAACAAACAATGATAAAGTAGCCTTTCACAATTAACAATACAATTTGGGCCAATTTTCAACAGTGAAGGCATCTTATTGCATCCTCCGGAGCCTTTCTTTTTCGAAATAAGGATagattttaatttaaactaGGAATGTAAACGCTAGATCTGAAAGCAGATTCAATGATTTCcataaaaatcataatcaaCATTACGTAGTTACAAACATACAAGATCCATCCACAATTGGTACATATAGATCAGAATCCGAGCATCATTGTTCCCTCACAGATACACACAACACCTTAACATATGCTCttattcttttattgaattacaCGGAGTTTCTGGCtatgcttctttttcttttattctctTATTCGTTTATGGAATTCCATATATTACTTGGAAGCAGCAGACCCGGTAAAGGGTGCCTAGAATGATACTCGAATATCAAGCAATGTCATCAACTGAGAAATAAGCTCTGGTTGGCCATGCCACGCTGCTGCGGTAACCAGATTTCCATCAGTGACACAACGATCTATTGGATCCGCTTCCACAAACGTCCCCCCTGACGAAACCACACGAGCCTTAATCCCTGGGTATCCAGTACATTTCTTCCCCTGAAATATAGCCAATTGAACCAATTATATGACATGCTAAAAAGTGCCTAATCAGTTAATAAGTACATTAACCACTAatcaaaagaaacagaaaaaatatcATCTCCTTTGCGATTTTAAAGAGTACTCACCTCCCTCTTCCCCATAGTTAATTACAATTGAGAGGTTAATAGGTCACAACAGATCAGCTCAACAGAACCAAAATACAAAGCACTACCACTAactatgtttttttctttaagaaCCATACCTGCAGAACACCAGCAGCAACTAAAATTTCCAGGCCATGGCAGATGGATGCAACTGGTTTCCTGGCTTCCATAAATTGTTTCACTAGTACAATAACATCCTCCTTTAGTGCCAAAAACTCTGGAGCTTTACCTCCAGGGAGTACAAGAGCGTCATAACTTGAGGCATCTATGGATTCAAAGTCAGCtgttaaaacaaaattatgtcCCCGGATCTCACTGTAGGTTTGGCCCCCTTCAAGATCACGGATAGCAGTTGGGCAGGTATCACCGGCTTTCTTCTTGGGGCAAACCACATCAACATGGCATCCTAGAACTTTGAGGGTCTGATAAGGCACAGTTACCTCATAATCTTCCGCGTAGTTCTACAAATATTGGGGAGGGGAGCAAttaaatgatgatgattagTAACTAACAGTTTAATCATTGGCTATATTTTGTCCCATATTTGTCATTGCAAtataaaagaaacagaaaagaaagctTACTCCAATGATGATGAGGACCCTTCTCTCTGAAGCACATATGTTGCCTCCTAGTGCCTTGAGAAAAAGCCTAATGAACTCAGGATTGCCATAATATGTGACCCCAGTAATTAAATTATCATCAGCAACACACACTGACAATGAATCGGGTTCTACCCAGTGAGCACCAGCAGCAACCAATCCAGGTTTCATAGTTGAAACCGCGGTGCATTTGCGACCTTTAACAGCGCCTGCAGGTGCTAAGACCAACAGCCCATGGCAAATAGCAGCAATTGGCTTTCTGGAGTCAGAAAATTTTCTCGCCAATTCTACAACGGATGCCTTCATAGCAAGATGTTCAGGAGATCGTCCTCCTGGTATAACTAGACCATCATATTTGTCAAATTCGATGTCATCAAATGTTGCATTCAGTGTGAAATTGTGACCACGAGATTCGGCATTAGCCTGTAACCAAAAAGGTACAcgaaagaaaaccaaacacaACACACACATTAAAACAAGAGTAATGGTTAGGTGAATTCAAGCTTCTTTGTCTTGCTTGTCtctcaaactcaaactcaaactcaaactcatCAGAGGTTGTTTTCCAACAACTGTGttcaatattaaatatataaaatatattcctcttgtttacaaataaaaaagaacagGAAAGACAGGAAAGACAGAGTTTGACCTGGTCAGTGGACTCTACTTGAATGGTTATGGCAGTGGCGCAGATATCACCAGCTTTCTTGACAGGAGAAACTGCATCAACAGAGACTCCAAATGCCTGCAGTGCTTGAAATGGGACCATTGCCTCGTAATCTTCCATGTAGTCCCCGCACAGTAACAACACCCTCCTCTGCACCTCGCCTTTCGGATTccccatttcttttcttatttccttctttagtttctttcttctttttcagagagagagagttttcaGAGAGAtttttcagagagagagagagagagagggagagagtcTGAATACAAGAAGGTAGGTTATAGCTTGAGCTGCTCCGCTTTGCTTACTTAAATACTCACAAAAGCGTTTTTGGAGGTTTGCGGAGTCAGCTCGATACGGTCGCACGCAATTTGAGCAACACATCGCAGTCAGTTATCGTGGCATCTCTCTATTCGCCGCTTCTTTTCAGTTCGGATAACTATTCTATTAGTTTCGAGCCTATCACCGTCTCCATGTTTGATAcgtttttttgttgtcttcTTTACCGACCAAGTGAGTCTAAATTATTGAAACTTGAGTTTGTTCTCTTCACGGACCAAGTGGGTCTAAATTATTGGAGGAAGATTGAAACTTGAGTTTGTTCTCTTCACGGACCAAATGAGTCTAAATTATTGGAGGATGATTAAAACTTGAGTGCAAAGAGGCGGATTTATTCTCTTATTGTGAATACAAGTAATGGTCTAAATTATTAGAGAAGTATTCTAACTTGAGTGCAAAGAGCACAAATTTAAATGCAAAGGAGTGGACTCACTGTCTTATTATGAGTACAAatgataatctaaattattagAGAAATATTCAAATTATAGTGCAAAGAAGCGTACTCACTGTCTTATTGTGAATATTCGAATATTCGAGCTCAATGCTTCCTTTTcgattgaaaaaaagaagaagctcaATGCTTCCAAGCTAATGTCCCTATACTATAGAAAAGCTCTTTAGAGTcgtcatcatcttcttcttgccTTCATTGTAGCACGTGTGTGGCCCAATAGAAGCTCAATGCTTCCAAGCTAATGTCTCTATACTATAGAAAAGCTCTTTAGAGTCCTCATCTTCCTCTTGCCTTCATTGTAGCACGTGTGTGGCCCAATAGAAAAGCTAATGTCCCTATACTATAAGGACCATGCGGATAAATAAATGTAATGTTTATCTCTAACAGGTCATGCTTTTTGAGCCGTGATAGTTTTGGAATAGCGTTCGCGTGCATTTTACCTGGACTGCCATGTTGATTTTCACCAGAGCAGCAAAGCTGCTTGCTTTGTGTTATGA includes the following:
- the LOC117621302 gene encoding protein DJ-1 homolog D-like; the protein is MGNPKGEVQRRVLLLCGDYMEDYEAMVPFQALQAFGVSVDAVSPVKKAGDICATAITIQVESTDQANAESRGHNFTLNATFDDIEFDKYDGLVIPGGRSPEHLAMKASVVELARKFSDSRKPIAAICHGLLVLAPAGAVKGRKCTAVSTMKPGLVAAGAHWVEPDSLSVCVADDNLITGVTYYGNPEFIRLFLKALGGNICASERRVLIIIGNYAEDYEVTVPYQTLKVLGCHVDVVCPKKKAGDTCPTAIRDLEGGQTYSEIRGHNFVLTADFESIDASSYDALVLPGGKAPEFLALKEDVIVLVKQFMEARKPVASICHGLEILVAAGVLQGKKCTGYPGIKARVVSSGGTFVEADPIDRCVTDGNLVTAAAWHGQPELISQLMTLLDIRVSF